The DNA region GGATGTTGAACCCGTTAACGGATGCGCCTCAAACTGCCTCGTTGAACAGGTTTAACCCGTAGCGATTTGGCAAATGACGCCGGGTGAGGCTTGGTCATCCATCCCCAGAATGTCGCTCACATGCGTCCACTGTCCCCAATGGCTCCAGCGATGAGCATCCCCCGTTTTCTACCTCCGATGACAGGGCTGGACGCGGATGCGAATGTGCAGCCGCGACATCCCGCGGATGCCGCCGCATGGATCTGGCATCCGTGGCGCGTGACGGGAGAGACGGCATTTTTGCGATTCAGCATCGAGGTTTTCTTGATGGAAACGGAAACCATCCGCGTTCACGTGACGGCGGACCAGCGTTACATTTTCAGCGTCGATGGAGTGGAGGTCGGGCGCGGGCCGGATCGTGGCGTGGTGGAGAGATGGCCGGTGGCCAGTCATGAACTCGCGCTATCCGCCGGCCGACATCGATTCGAAGCATTAGTGTGGTGGATTGCCGATGGCTCCCTGACGGGATTGCGCGCGGACGCGAGCGCAGGCGGAGATGCCCTGCGGAGCCGTCCACCGGTTGCGCAGACGACGTGGCGCGGAGGATTTTTATTTGCAGGCGACGGAGCGATGGCTCCGCGGCTCAACAGCGGGCAGGCACCGTGGCGCGTGGATGATTTGACCGATGCGGTGCGACTGGTGCAGCCGGTTTTCCCGGTGTATCACGATATCGGACCTGAGTTCCAAATCGACGGGGGGCGCTGGTCTTTGGTGAGAAGCGGGGAAACGGCGGTTGTCGTCGCCGGCCATGTGCGTGGTAATCCGCATGGCGTGCAGCGTCCCGGCTGGCGTCTCGCCCCGGCCAGTTTGCCGGAGCAGGAATACACGCGGATGAATCGAGGTCGGGTCCGTGCGTTCGCGGGGTCGTGGAAGACCGGCCAGTTGAAGGAGACGACAGACGCCGGTGTGAATGACTGGAGTTTGTTACTTCGAGGGGAAGGCAGCGTGGTTGTCCCGCCTGACAGCGAGCGAACGCTGCTCTGGGATTTTGAAGATTATGTCTGCGGTTATGTGCGGCTGATTGCCTCGGGAGCCGGTGCGCAGGTGCGCGTCGATTGGGCGGAGGCGTTGCACGAAGCGATTTCGTGCGAGTGTGTGGCTGGAGGCACCCGGAAAGGGGATCGCGCGGCGATCGACGGGAAAGTTTTTTGCGGCTTCGGCGACGAGTTTGCGGTGGGAGCGCATGAAGTTGAATTCCCGGCTTTCTGGTGGCGCTCGGGTCGGTTTCTTCAAGTGCGGCTGCGCACCGGAGCACAGTCTCTCACGATCAGATCGCTCGCGATCATCTCGACGGGCTATCCGCTCGGGGACGCGGCCCGGGTGGCGACGAATGATGAGGCACTGAACGAACTCGCGGCGATCTGCGAACGAACCACACGGGCGTGCGCGCATGAGATCTGGACCGACTGCCCCTACTACGAGCAGATGGCCTATGTGGGTGACAGCCGCCTCGCGGCGCTGGTCAACTACGCGGTGTTTTCGGACGACCGATTGAGTCGCCGCATGCTCGAGCTTTTCGATGATTCGCGCAGGGGAACGGGCCTGGTGGCGATGCGTGTTCCCGGGACGTGGACGCAGGTGAGCGTGACTTACGCGCTGCTCTGGGTGCTGATGGTCCGGGACTTTGCGTGGTGGCGCGATGATGCGAGTTTCGTGCGTGCGCGCCTGCGCGGCGTGCGTGCCCTGAACGACGAGATCGCCTCGCTGGCGGGTGAAAACGGCCTTCTTGGAGTTTTACCCGGATGGTCGTTTGTGGATTGGGTACCGGAGTGGACCAACGGCTGCGGACCGGGCGTGCGCGAAGGCGATTCATGCCTGGTGAATCTCCATTGGTTGCTCGCGTTGCGCGCGCAGACGGAGTTGGAAAAACACTTTGGCGAACCAGAACTCGCGGCCCTCACGAAGCGGAGGGCCGATCGGATTGCTGCAGCGATCGTCGAGCGGTATTGGTCTGCCGGGCACGGACTTCTCGCGGACACAGGCCAGCAGGTTGATTTCAGCGAACACGCGCAGGCGCTGGGGTTATCCGCCGAGTTGCCGCTGGCGCTGAGCCGGGAGCGTTGGGTGGAAAACTGGTTGAATGCTCCGACGCTCACGCGTGCCACGGTCTATTTTTCCTTCTACGTGATGGAAGCACTGAGGGCTGCCGGCCGCGGAGACGAGCTGCTGAAGCGGGCGGACATGTGGCGCGATCTCCCGCTGCGGGGATTGCTCACCGTTCCAGAAGCTCCTGAACCGACACGCAGCGATTGTCATGGCTGGGGCGCGCATCTGCGCTGGCACTTCGCCGCGTCGGTCGCCGGTGTGCGGCCAGCGGCGCCGGGATTTGCGCGGATTGAGGTGCGACCACTGTTAGGACCCCTGACGTCCATCGATGTGGTCGTGCGGCATCCGCGCGGAAATATCGAATGCGTGCTGCGACGTGACGGCCAGCGTTTGCAAGGACGACTGGTCTTGCCCGAAGGCATTTGCGGTGAACTCCACTGGAACGAAAAGACACGCCGGCTAAGTGCGGGAGAAAATGAAATCGATGAATCCTAAGAACCTCATTCTTCGTCAACCTGTGCGCAGGATCACTTCCGACTTCACCATCCGGATGGCCGGATCGGCTCCCGTTTCTTTTATGCTAACCCCGCAAAAGTTTTTTTGTCTGTTTGCGCTTCTCTTAACTTCGCTGGTTGGCGCAAGAGCCGAGATGGCCGTGGCGATCGACCCGGTGGCGTTTGGTAAGAGCGCGCTCGCAAATCCGAATCTGGCAAACACCGACGGCGAGTTATTCTGCTGGAACGCATCGGGGGCGGCGGCGGATTTTTTGCGTGGTTATACGGCTTCGGGCGATGCGAGGTGGCTGGAAGAGGCGGAGAGATATTACGATTTTCTACTCGGAAAATTGACGCGTGATCCCGACGGCTACGAAGGCTGGATCGGACTTTCGATCTGGGGAACACCGGGGCGGCAAAATCTGGATGACTACAGAATCGATGCGGTGGTGGGTGACGCGATCCTGCTGGCGCCGCTGGTGGGCTTTGCGGAGATCGTGAAAAAAGATCCCGCGTTGACGGTGCGGTTTGGCGCATCGGCGGAACGTTATCTGGAAAAGGCGCGAAAGATCGGGTGGGAGAAGTGGAATCATCGCGGCGCGTATTATCGCGATGCGGCGGGTTACGGCAGTTACCAGATGCCGGCACGGTTTATCTCCAAGGAGAAGGGGCAGTGGGTCGCGGCAGCGGTCGAGCCGATGACGGAGAATCTCAACAAGCACTCCGCGATGGGGATTGTGATGCTGCGACTCTGGCGCGTGACGGGAGAAATGAAGTATCGTCTTCGCGCGGAGGAAATTTTTTCGCGGCTGAAGTCACTCTTTCGTTATCTGCCCGATGAGGACCGGGTGATATGGAATTTTTGGATGCCACATGCGCCGCTGGATATTCGCGGCGAGAAGCTGGCGAGCTGGGTGGGGCTGCACCCGCAACGGCCGAATTACCAGTCCGAGGAAGTGGCCCGCATGGTGGAGGCATACGATTCGGGCGTGGTGTTCGATGCGGACGATCTCCGCCGGTTGATCCGCACCAATCACTTTATGATGCCGGCAGCGTACGGCGGAAAATGGCGGACGGCGGATGGTTCGGCTGAGTCGGGGAAAATCTGGAGCAGTCTTGCGCGATTTGATCCGAAGATCCGCGAACTGTGGCGAGCGACGCTGGAGAAATCGGACAAGCCGCATGAGAAAATCGAGCGCGCTTACGACGACACCGTGACGGCGCGAGAGCTACATTGGGGCAGACGGTACGTGAAGGAGGCGGTTGCGATGCGCGTCTTTTATCACCCGCCACAACCGGGTGCGGTGCTTTCGGCGACAGTGGTTATTCCGAATGCGATTCGTGCTCAGAGTTCCGAGGGCGTGCGGCTGGTGACGCAGACAAGGGCTGCCGGGGAGTTGACGATCGATCTCCTCGATAGGACGGGGCGCGTAGTGTTGGGAGAGCTCTATCGTCGCAAGGTGTCTGGCGATGCGACGATTGTGATGCCGTCGTGGGACGGCGTGAATCCACGCAGTCAGAAGCGTGAAGCGGGTGAGTATATCGTGCGCTGGCGGCTCAACGGAGAAATTCGAACGGAGAAAGTCTGGGTGACGCTGGAGAAGACGGAGAGCCCGCCTGGTTTGGAAGCCGGCGAGAGGTGGCTGGAGACGGTCGCGGTAGATGCGAGTGACTATCAGTCGCGCTTCGTGCCGGAGAAAACACGCGACGATGATCTGGAGACACGCTGGACGGCGCCGAACGACGGGCCGTGGATTCGCTTCGATTTTGGACGAGGGCAGCCACTCGTCGCCATCGATCTGGCAGTCGGGCAAGGCGATCGGAGGAACGCGTTTTTCCGATTGGAAGTTTCGGATGATGGAGCGATCTGGAAAAAAGTATTCGAAGGCGCGTCGGGCGGGAAGACGGCGGGGTTCGAGCGTTTTCGAATCGAGCGGGTGCAGGCGCGCTTTGTGCGCTACGTGGGCTTTGGTAACTCAATGAACGAATGGAATAACCTCAGTGAAGTGCGTTTCGTCGCCGCCGAAGGAGCTCAACTGCCATGAGACCGTTTCTTTATTTCGCGGCGATGATCCTGGCGGCGAATGTGTCGGCCGAAGTGCGTCTGGCGGCGTTGTTCACCGATCACACGGTGCTGCAACGCCGGGTTGAAATTCCCGTGTGGGGCTGGGCCTCTCCGGGGGAGAACGTGTCGGTGGAGTTTCGCGCACACACGGCGCGAGCCGTGGCTGACGCAAACGGGCGCTGGCAGGTAAAATTGCCCGCGATGGAGGCGGGGGCGCCTGCGGAGATGATTGTGCGCGGTACCAATGAAGTGCGGCTGCGTGATGTGGTGCTCGGCGAGGTGTGGTTGTGCTCGGGCCAGTCGAACATGGCTTTTCGCGTGGAAGAGCTGGACGAACCCGAGGAGGAGGCGGCCGCGGAGTATCCAGATATCCGGCACTTTGCCGTGGGCATCGCTGTGGCGATGGAGCCGGCTGAATCGGTGGAAGGACGATGGATGGTGTGTTCCCCGGCGACGGTAGGCCGCTTCACCGCGACTGGTTATTATTTTGCCCGTGAACTCCAGCGGAAGCTCGGCGTGCCCGTGGGGCTTATCAATGCGAGTGTGGGAGGCACGCAGATCGAGTCGTGGATGAGCGCCGAGGCGCTGGCTTCAGATCCCGCTTTTGCGGTGGTGGCTCAGCGCTGGGCGGAAGCACTGGCGAATTATCCGGTACTTGCCCAAGCCGTGACCGAGGCCAGGACGCGCTGGAACGCGGTGACCGTGGCGGAACGATTCGAGCTGGCGCGCGCAGGACTGCGGCCAGGTCCGATGCCGCCGGGGCCGGGAAACCGGGATACGCCGTCCAGCCTTTTCAACGCGATGATTCATCCGCTCATGCCCTATGCGATCCGGGGAACTCTTTGGGATCAGGGCGGCGCCAATGCGTCGCGTTACAGCGAATACGGAAGACTTTTTTGCGCGATGATCGAGGACTGGCGGACAAAGTGGAACGGAGGCCAACTGCCGTTCCTGTTCGTGCAGGCGCCCAATTTCCTCGATCCGAAGTCGTCAGGCTACGACCGGGCGGGCCTGAGACTGGCGCAAGCGGAGGCGTTGAAACTGCCTGCCACCGAGATGGCGGTGACGGTGGACATCGGGGAGACGAACAACGTGCATCCGCTCAACAAACGACAGGTGGGTGCGCGGCTGGCGGCGATCGCGCGCGCAAAAGTTTATGGCGAGAACCTGATTTTTTCCGGGCCGAGGTTTCGATCTGCGGAACGCATAGACGACAAGGCGGTGCGCGTGAATTTTGAAACCTGGGGTGAAGCACTGGTGAGCGCCTCGGAGCGATTCGGCGGATTTGAACTGGCGACAGCGGAGGGGAATTACGTGGCGGTGAGCGCGCGGATCGAGGGTACGGGCGTGGTGTTGACCGTGCCGGAGGGCGTGCAACCGCTGCGGGTGGTTTATGCGTGGGGCGACGATCCTGCCTGCGATCTGCGGAGCGCATCGGGATTGCCGGCGGCTCCCTTCATCGCCGAACTGCGCTGAGCCTTTCATGCGATTCGTACCGGAGAATCCTGATTTCAGGCTCAGCCCCTTTTCCGGGATGGCGCGGGAGCACTGGGTGCAAGCAGCGGTGTTTCTATTGGAAGGCGTTTTTGCCCACCTGGGAAATGTCCGCGAACCGCTTGTTTTTCCCCGGCGCAGCCCTGAGGCGTATCCGAG from Nibricoccus aquaticus includes:
- a CDS encoding alpha-L-rhamnosidase C-terminal domain-containing protein, with translation MSIPRFLPPMTGLDADANVQPRHPADAAAWIWHPWRVTGETAFLRFSIEVFLMETETIRVHVTADQRYIFSVDGVEVGRGPDRGVVERWPVASHELALSAGRHRFEALVWWIADGSLTGLRADASAGGDALRSRPPVAQTTWRGGFLFAGDGAMAPRLNSGQAPWRVDDLTDAVRLVQPVFPVYHDIGPEFQIDGGRWSLVRSGETAVVVAGHVRGNPHGVQRPGWRLAPASLPEQEYTRMNRGRVRAFAGSWKTGQLKETTDAGVNDWSLLLRGEGSVVVPPDSERTLLWDFEDYVCGYVRLIASGAGAQVRVDWAEALHEAISCECVAGGTRKGDRAAIDGKVFCGFGDEFAVGAHEVEFPAFWWRSGRFLQVRLRTGAQSLTIRSLAIISTGYPLGDAARVATNDEALNELAAICERTTRACAHEIWTDCPYYEQMAYVGDSRLAALVNYAVFSDDRLSRRMLELFDDSRRGTGLVAMRVPGTWTQVSVTYALLWVLMVRDFAWWRDDASFVRARLRGVRALNDEIASLAGENGLLGVLPGWSFVDWVPEWTNGCGPGVREGDSCLVNLHWLLALRAQTELEKHFGEPELAALTKRRADRIAAAIVERYWSAGHGLLADTGQQVDFSEHAQALGLSAELPLALSRERWVENWLNAPTLTRATVYFSFYVMEALRAAGRGDELLKRADMWRDLPLRGLLTVPEAPEPTRSDCHGWGAHLRWHFAASVAGVRPAAPGFARIEVRPLLGPLTSIDVVVRHPRGNIECVLRRDGQRLQGRLVLPEGICGELHWNEKTRRLSAGENEIDES
- a CDS encoding discoidin domain-containing protein; amino-acid sequence: MLTPQKFFCLFALLLTSLVGARAEMAVAIDPVAFGKSALANPNLANTDGELFCWNASGAAADFLRGYTASGDARWLEEAERYYDFLLGKLTRDPDGYEGWIGLSIWGTPGRQNLDDYRIDAVVGDAILLAPLVGFAEIVKKDPALTVRFGASAERYLEKARKIGWEKWNHRGAYYRDAAGYGSYQMPARFISKEKGQWVAAAVEPMTENLNKHSAMGIVMLRLWRVTGEMKYRLRAEEIFSRLKSLFRYLPDEDRVIWNFWMPHAPLDIRGEKLASWVGLHPQRPNYQSEEVARMVEAYDSGVVFDADDLRRLIRTNHFMMPAAYGGKWRTADGSAESGKIWSSLARFDPKIRELWRATLEKSDKPHEKIERAYDDTVTARELHWGRRYVKEAVAMRVFYHPPQPGAVLSATVVIPNAIRAQSSEGVRLVTQTRAAGELTIDLLDRTGRVVLGELYRRKVSGDATIVMPSWDGVNPRSQKREAGEYIVRWRLNGEIRTEKVWVTLEKTESPPGLEAGERWLETVAVDASDYQSRFVPEKTRDDDLETRWTAPNDGPWIRFDFGRGQPLVAIDLAVGQGDRRNAFFRLEVSDDGAIWKKVFEGASGGKTAGFERFRIERVQARFVRYVGFGNSMNEWNNLSEVRFVAAEGAQLP
- a CDS encoding sialate O-acetylesterase is translated as MRPFLYFAAMILAANVSAEVRLAALFTDHTVLQRRVEIPVWGWASPGENVSVEFRAHTARAVADANGRWQVKLPAMEAGAPAEMIVRGTNEVRLRDVVLGEVWLCSGQSNMAFRVEELDEPEEEAAAEYPDIRHFAVGIAVAMEPAESVEGRWMVCSPATVGRFTATGYYFARELQRKLGVPVGLINASVGGTQIESWMSAEALASDPAFAVVAQRWAEALANYPVLAQAVTEARTRWNAVTVAERFELARAGLRPGPMPPGPGNRDTPSSLFNAMIHPLMPYAIRGTLWDQGGANASRYSEYGRLFCAMIEDWRTKWNGGQLPFLFVQAPNFLDPKSSGYDRAGLRLAQAEALKLPATEMAVTVDIGETNNVHPLNKRQVGARLAAIARAKVYGENLIFSGPRFRSAERIDDKAVRVNFETWGEALVSASERFGGFELATAEGNYVAVSARIEGTGVVLTVPEGVQPLRVVYAWGDDPACDLRSASGLPAAPFIAELR